A genomic window from Cardiocondyla obscurior isolate alpha-2009 linkage group LG02, Cobs3.1, whole genome shotgun sequence includes:
- the LOC139109490 gene encoding uncharacterized protein translates to MIYVCELLTREPEGGSAMIPLRIFLDLYGYLADLDCSGEASLSQSRAAHRFPARRDNVRHDRFDNESGPQLRVRSDGKGRLRERRLREKRPSKSLEILRDYEDDPEHFDIDIALARQSVASDKTEIEIESIDGHVFRGRREGTCDIHRLPTVEAKFGHSIITSIIDHVERNGDVDGGLPECSVDERKTTDDAFELNLGYEDGVAGREGRRRRSVAELRAHGSILRICRRSAGVSANPRASSRPEPPKEYFSRGCERRFEAGRLETIFRVSGIGPPVSPERVTAVGLWLADCARRQEGLVGPRNIHHFLCPNPDDIPECDCT, encoded by the exons ATGATATACGTGTGCGAGCTGCTGACGCGCGAGCCGGAAGGTGGCTCGGCCATGATACCCCTGAGGATTTTCCTGGATCTCTACGGATATCTGGCGGATCTCGATTGCAGCGGCGAGGCATCGCTGTCGCAAAGCCGAGCGGCGCACCGATTCCCCGCGCGACGCGACAACGTCCGGCACGATCGATTTGACAACGAGAGCGGCCCGCAGCTGCGAGTTCGCAGCGACGGAAAAG GACGTTTGAGGGAAAGGCGCCTTCGCGAAAAGCGACCTTCGAAAAGCCTCGAGATCTTGAGGGATTACGAGGATGACCCGGAGCACTTTGACATCGACATAGCGCTGGCGAGACAGTCTGTCGCCAGCGATAAAACCGAAATTGAGATCGAATCGATTGATGGTCACGTTTTCCGAGGTAGGAGGGAGGGAACTTGCGATATACACCGTCTG CCGACGGTCGAGGCAAAGTTTGGGCATTCCATCATCACCTCGATCATCGATCACGTCGAGCGTAATGGCGATGTTGACGGAGGCCTTCCGGAATGCAGCGTTGATGAGCGAAAGACAACCGATGATGCATTCGAGTTAAACTTGGGGTACGAGGACGGTGTCGCGGGGAGGGAGGGCAGGCGAAGGAGATCGGTCGCGGAACTACGAGCGCACGGATCGATCTTGAGAATTTGTCGGAGATCCGCCGGCGTTTCGGCGAATCCGAGAGCGAGCAGCCGGCCGGAGCCGCCGAAAGAATATTTCTCTCGTGGATGCGAGCGGAGGTTTGAGGCGGGCCGTCTGGAAACAATCTTCCGGGTATCTGGAATCGGTCCGCCAGTGTCACCCGAGCGTGTAACAGCTGTTGGATTGTGGCTGGCGGACTGCGCGCGTCGTCAGGAGGGTCTGGTCGGGCCGCGTAATATCCACCACTTTCTTTGCCCGAATCCCGACGATATTCCAGAGTGCGATTGCACGTAA